AACATCCCGAACAGGCTTTCCAGAAATTGATTAAAACAACCAAAGAACATCTCCCCAACCTGACCGACGACCAAAAGGAGAAACTGAATGAGTTTTTCCGAAAAATGAAAGAAGGGATGAAAGCGGGGGAATAATAAGGGTTTTAGGAGGCTTTCTGCATCACAGGGAAGCCTCTTCTTAATTCCTGAATATTATACCGTTGAAGATAGGAACCTTTCGATAGAAGATAGACAGCATTTCTCAGAGATAGTTGGCTTACCGCTCAAGTCCGAAGCCTCTTCGCAGAGGATAGTTGCCAGGTCGAATGAGATAGATGGCACTCCGAAGAAGTTAGTTGCCTATTTGCATCAGATAGTTACCTTTCCGAATAACATAGAAGCGACCCCGAACCACTTAGAAGCCTTATCGTAGAAGATAGAAGCTATCACGAATGAGTTAGTTGCCTTTTCGGGAAGGTAGTTACCTTTCCGAACAACATAGAAGCTGCCCCGAACCACATAGAAATCTTATCGAAGAAGATAGAAGCTACCCCGAATGAGTTAGTTGCCTTTTCGGGAGGTAGCTCAACCATCACATTCCCCACAACTTCGCCAGCGTCTTATCAATACCGGAAAATCCCATAAAAGCCATCGCCAGCATACCGGCCACAATCAGGGCAATGGGAGTTCCTTTCATTCCTTTGGGAATAAGGGTCATTGCGAGCTGCTCCCGCAATCCGGCAAACAAAACCAACGCCACGCCAAAACCAATCGCGGTGGAAAAGGCAAAGACTACCGACTCCACCAGATTGAGATTCTTCTGAATCACCAGAATAGCCACGCCCAGGATGGTGCAATTGGTCGTAATCAGCGGAAGGAAAACACCTAACGCCTGATACAACGGCGGCGAGACCTTCTTCAGGATAATCTCTACCATCTGCACCAAAGCCGCAATCACCAGGATAAAGGTGATGGTCTGCATAAAATCAATGCCAAATGCGGTCAACGCACCCTGTATGAGATAGGTGATAATAGTGGAAAGCGTCATCACAAAAGCCACCGCAGCACTCATGCCGATGGCGGTTTCCACCTTACGGGAGACGCCCAGAAAAGGACAAATTCCCAGAAACTGCGCCAATACGATGTTATTGACAAAGACAGCTGTGATAAATATGACAATGTAGGACATGGACTAAAGAAATTAAATAAATGAAGGCAATGAAAGGAATTAAAGTAATGAAGAGAGGAGAAAATGCATTACTCCAATACCTTATTTACTCCGTTTGATGAAAATATTGAATAATGCGATCAGGAAGCCAAGCACGATAAATGCCCCGGGTGCCAGCACAAAAAGCAGCGAACCGAATTTCTCCGGATAAATATTCCAGCCAAAAATCTTACCGGTTCCGAGGAATTCACGCACAGCCCCCAGAATCGTAAGTGCCATCGTAAAACCAAGCCCGATACCCAACCCGTCAAAAGCGGATTCTGTGGTTGTACTTTTTGCCGCAAAGGATTCAGCACGGCCAAGCACGATGCAGTTCACCACAATCAGCGGGATAAAAAGGCCCAGGCTGGCATAAAGCGCAGGTACATAGGCCTGCATCAGCAACTGCACCGCCGTTACAAAGGTCGCGATAACCACCACATAAGCCGGTATTCGCACCTTATCGGGGATAAGATTTTTCATCATAGCCACCGCCATATTGGAAGCCGTCAGCACAAAAGCCGTGGCGAGTCCCATACTCATGCCGTTTAGCGCCGACGAGGTCGTTCCCAGCGTTGGACACATCCCCAGCAAGAGCACGAATGTCGGATTCTCCTTAATAATTCCGTTGGTTAATATCTTCAGGTAACTCATATCTTCAGTTAATCAATTGGCATTCATTCCGGATTTCACATCATTTCCTGTTGTTGAGTGGTAAGCCTTGGCCGCTTGGTTCACCGCATCCAGAAAGGCTCGTGAAGAGATGGTTGCCGCAGTTATAGCATCGACCTCTCCCCCATCTTTTTTCACCTTTAGCGGCGTTTCCGGATTGTGACCTAAGATGGATTGCGAGGATTTGCTTTTGTCGGAAAACCACTGCTGCATTTTCGAACCCAACCCGGGTGTTTCACTGTGCTTCAACACCACATAGTTTACGACATTTCCCTCTGCATCAAATCCAACCATTAGCCTGATTTTTCCGGAGAAACCTTTATTCGTCACCGCCTCCACAGCGGCACCAACCAGCTTTCCGTTCTTTTTTGCCAGAAAAACCGTAAAAGAATCAGCACCTGCTACCGCTACTTTACAGGCTTCGTCCAAAGGTGAATTATCAAAAGCAGGTACCACTTGCCCTATTGCGTCAATCTGTTTTTGTTTCTCCGAAAAGGCAATCGGCTCCTTCGTCATCTTATA
The Parabacteroides sp. FAFU027 DNA segment above includes these coding regions:
- the rsxE gene encoding electron transport complex subunit RsxE, translated to MSYLKILTNGIIKENPTFVLLLGMCPTLGTTSSALNGMSMGLATAFVLTASNMAVAMMKNLIPDKVRIPAYVVVIATFVTAVQLLMQAYVPALYASLGLFIPLIVVNCIVLGRAESFAAKSTTTESAFDGLGIGLGFTMALTILGAVREFLGTGKIFGWNIYPEKFGSLLFVLAPGAFIVLGFLIALFNIFIKRSK
- a CDS encoding electron transport complex protein RnfA — translated: MSYIVIFITAVFVNNIVLAQFLGICPFLGVSRKVETAIGMSAAVAFVMTLSTIITYLIQGALTAFGIDFMQTITFILVIAALVQMVEIILKKVSPPLYQALGVFLPLITTNCTILGVAILVIQKNLNLVESVVFAFSTAIGFGVALVLFAGLREQLAMTLIPKGMKGTPIALIVAGMLAMAFMGFSGIDKTLAKLWGM
- a CDS encoding RnfABCDGE type electron transport complex subunit G, which produces MAKLESSFRNMVLSLVMITGLAAALLASVYKMTKEPIAFSEKQKQIDAIGQVVPAFDNSPLDEACKVAVAGADSFTVFLAKKNGKLVGAAVEAVTNKGFSGKIRLMVGFDAEGNVVNYVVLKHSETPGLGSKMQQWFSDKSKSSQSILGHNPETPLKVKKDGGEVDAITAATISSRAFLDAVNQAAKAYHSTTGNDVKSGMNAN